Within Lytechinus pictus isolate F3 Inbred chromosome 19, Lp3.0, whole genome shotgun sequence, the genomic segment aaaaacaaaaaaatgttattatcgtcatcatcattaccaccgctttcatcctcatcctccttatccttcttcattatcaccaacatcattattaccatcaccattataTCATCCTCGATCATCATTCCGTTTTCACAAACGCTGACTACTTGTAGTAGTTCCGTCATTGGACAATGTGGTTTGGGAGGATTCATTGGGGTCAAGAAAGCACAATTAGAGATTATCAGAGATCGTTGCGTAACTTCAGTTGAAATGGATTCTTCCTATTGTTAGTtgttaattgtaattttcacacCTTCTTTGTTCGCAACACGTGCGAGACGGTGTAGTTAATCGAACCCATTCAAGTCGCTCCGGGGCATTCACTTCAAAGCTTCAAAGGGACTTTAAGAGTTATCTTTCCTAAAACGAAGTAAATCAAGTGCATTGGGGTCTTAAGAATAATTTAAACGAATTCTTGACCACTACGAACTACTCAAAGAACGAATAACAAAGGAGATTAAGAACTGAACATGACTGGGAAATGGGAATGGATGAGGATTTCAATAAGTTGTATGATATTAAGAGAagtcataacaaatattgaataatgaaCATTGCTTTATCCAAGTTTCCATCCTCATGATTTTGCGTTCCTAATGCCTCGGtcatatttgctctacggcggccgtacggtgagtcGGAAACACCTgttttatccatttttattcaGACCACGTGTTTGTAGCTAttacacaaaaaaaatgttaaaacggttgTTTTTTACTCGCCGCACGGCCGTCATAGAGCAAAAATGACCGAGGTAAGGTCAGGGAATGTTGCAGGAGTTCACCCCCCCCTCCacttagataaaaaaaattgcttgtaatttttttgttatgaaaagacctaatggggggggggagtgaaaacctctgtcaaattttcattgaactCGAACTCTACCTTTCAAAAATTCTGCGTACGCTACTGCAAAAGCTAGAGCTATTGGAGCTATACGTAGCGTAaagataattttgtttcatagcGGCAAAGCTCTGCCTCAAGTACCTTGTATTGTGTATGCTTGCGCGCACATGGTATCTATTAAACTGATATTAAGCGTGCGGGTATACCGCAAGAACGATACTGAGTCGTGTAAACTTTTCTGAGGACTAATTTGGAGGAATCACGTACAAGTGACAATGCGGCCGTATTTGTCAGCGCTTTTGGAATTATTATAGGCACGGTTGTAGTCACATCTTCAGGAGCGAACAGAGCTCTGCAAGCTGATTCAGTGGGTCCAGCGCCTGTAGACGTTGTGCGCGGTCGCCGCGGTTGATCGAACgctttgacaaaaaaattatttccctTTCCATCTTTGTCTGGAATTTACgggaattatatacatatttttggaAGCTCACATCATCAGgtactaataccttggtcacatttgctctagggcggccgtacggcgagtcgaatgcagccgttttattcatttttatacaaaccaCATTATGTAGCTcgtacataaaatgttaaaacggctgttattgactcgccgtacggccgccgtatagCAAATGTGACGAAGGTGTAAGCATGAATAAGCGATTCGCCGGAGCAAAATTTTTGCGTCCAGGTTCTTGTCCCTTTGAATACTTGTCACGCCTTCCAACCAATTAATTACGGCACACATCGTCATTCATTATACTAGTAGTTGCACCCTCACAACATTTCACGGCGAACAATTGAGGTAAGGAACTTCTCTACACGCGCCAATAAATTCCTCTAGGCTTGCCAGCCCAATGCCCGGGAACAATAGAAGTGCCAGAACGCGACTGCACGGGCTCGTTATGTCACTCCGCGATGATCGCAAGGGTGCtctattgatatgcaaattcaaCCTCATTAACTTCGTGGCGTGCAAGCCCGTGCATGAAAAGTAATGAGGGCGTGCAAACGCGTTTGCACACCCCTCCCGGATACTGACGTCCCgcctaaaggacaagtccaccctaacaaaaagttgatttgaataaaaggaggaaAATCCAAGCATATCACTgtaaattttataaaaattggaagtaaattaagaaagttgtgacatttctaattaaaaaaaatcaccatttatttttaattttagcttaatttcacaaaaaaattataggCACATcttggtctgtatgcaaatgagggaaatgatgacgtcacccactcactatatctttttaattttactgtatgaaatattctattttcccCCTCATTGTCCTGAGAAACAacttttattcctccctgaacatgtggaattaccattgcttaaacattttattgttcagtcaagttggtcattattgtcaaatctgtaaaaaattattgtataattcaaacggtaaaaaacaaataaaatagtgagtgaggaacGTCATTGaccctctcatttgcatgtcattgaattgtgcatataactgttttgtgaaaaataagtgaaacattaaagtgtcataactttcttattttacatccaattttgatgaaattttcaaagttagacTCGTtagatttttccctattgattcaaatccacatttttctggggttgaCTTGACCTACAGTACTCCATTAATGATGTTTTTAGGTTATGTTTAATTATGTATATAGGTTCAATatgattgttttcttcttctatctctctctcttgacctttaaaaagaatttcataatacacccTTGTGAATcacttgtataatttttttttgacagagtTTTTAGAGAACTGGCTCCCTCTCGTTCCCCGTTGGATCCTTGACAACATCCTCGACCAACTCATCTTCCCCAAACTACAGAGGGCAGTAGAGAGTTGGAATCCGCTGACAGATGTTGTTCCTATACACTCCTGGCTCCACCCATGGTTACCGTTGCTAGGTAAGAATTTGTTATGGAATTCACAAGTATACATCAAATGATATCTATGCttataaaatgaatacatgagTTGCAGTAAACTTcatttcaaaatgcatttttagTTTTGAATTAGCATGATAATTGATaccaaaaatgttttattaaacaattcctGTAATCATTATTGAATAGTTTATACATAAAACTTATACATGTGTgttaatgacaatttttttaaaaattgactTGACaagtttttaaatgtaaaattttgctTTCTTCGCTCTGTAAAGTAATATttgtgtgttggctcagttggtagcgCAGCTGTCTCACAACCGAGAAGTCGGAAGCTCAAGCCCCAACCATGCCAGACCAAACATACATTAAAATGGGAATTGCTGCTACCTTGCTACCTTCAACGATTTGTGGGATAGAACAATGTCGATCTTGCATTACTCAGTGGCTGTCGGCCCAATGATTGATTgagcaaaatcattttttggagtatttccatattttaatttgaacaatacaatatggattttcttttaattttcatttttctgcaGGTGAGCAGCTAGCTCCTCTCTACATCCCGATCCGACAGAAGTTTGGTTCGGCTCTCAGGGACTGGCATCCTAGCGATAGCTCGGCCAAAACTATcctgttgccatggaaaccagTATTCTCCAAAGGAACCATGGAAGCTTTTGTAATAAGGCATATCGTTCCCAAGTTGGCCATGTGCCTGCAGCAGTTTGTGGTCAACCCATACCAGCAACATCTAGGTGGGTTTGTGGGACTGCAACTTATTTCTTGTGTAGTTAGTTATGATGTGTGTGATTTTACAGTATCAAGCTTCCCGTTTGTTTTGTGCCTGGAGCATCTGTGGAGAGATTCTGGTGCGTATATTGTTTGGTGgggaggatgaggatgatgatgatgaggatgatgatgatgatgatgataattatggtggtgataatgattatggtggtgatgatgattttgatgatgatggtgatgatgatgatggtggtgatgatgatgatgatgatggtgataatggtggtgatgattatgatgatatgatgatgatgatggtgatgatgatgttgtttgATTTGATGAGGATGATTTTGTTGGCACATGTAATTTATCTGTGAAGCACTCAGAGACGTTGTTCCATTgaattaagcgctatataaaagcagaatataattattaatattattcggtaattagaagaaaaaaatgttggtgatgatgatattgatgaagatTTCAACATGTCACTTCCCTTTATGTTTACtgttatgtttgttttgatTTACCAACCCATCCCTTACAGAACCCTTTGAATGGGTGATGGCGTGGGAAGACTTCATGCCCCGCCCAACGCTGGTCAAACTCTTTGAGACCAACTTCTTGCCGAAGTGGCTTCAAGTCTTGTGCTCTTGGCTGAACAACAGTCCTAACTACCAAGAAGTTGTTTCCTGGTACAGCGGCTGGAAGAAACTATTCCCTGACTACCTGCATGCAGAACCTGGAATCAAATGTGAGTTTATGTAGCAAGATGATAGTTTTATGGAGAAGGGGATAGAGGGAGGaaatagaagagagagagaaagaaagaacgattTTGTGGATGGAAGAAAGTACATGTCTTTGTTGAACCTGAAATTACTTGGGAGTTTAGGCAAAATATTTGTGTGTAGTCCCATATCTTCATTTTGTGTGAAGTTTATATGACTCTGTAAATTAgagtaaatttatattttggggGTGATTTTGAAGTCATGTAGCAAATATCGATTTTTTAGATATGTTATCATGGTTTACAGGAAAATCAGTCTTATTTAGTTTAATGCCTTGGAGGTCTCAATTCCACTTTTTCTACTTATTACTTCttactttgtaatttttttttcatagatgttTCAACTAATTATATAGACCAAAATGGTTTTGAACCAAGTGAATATTAGACAAAATGCTTAAAGcctaaatggaaattagacttAGTGGATAATGGgccaaatggcaattagaccagaTGGTTAGTAGTCAAACTGATTCTAGATGATCTAAgtttagaccatgtgggatgagaccaaatggaaagtagtCAATGTGAGTGTAGCCCAAGTGGCAATTAATTCACGTGAATTTATCAAATAGCTAGTAGATGAACTAGgagtagaccatgtgggatgagaccaaatggaaagtaggCAAAGTGGGTGTAGCCCAAGTGGCAATTAATTCACGTGAATTTATCAAATAGCTAGTAGAccaactaggattagaccatgtgggatgagaccaaatggaaagtagacaaagtgggtatggaccaagtggcaattaatTCACGTGAATTTACCAAATGGCTAGTAGATGAACTAGgagtagaccatgtgggatgagaccaaatggaaagtagacaaagtgggtatggaccaagtggcaattaatTCACGTGAATTTACCAAATGGCTAGTAGATGAACTAGgagtagaccatgtgggatgagaccaaatggaaagtagtCAATGTGAGTGTAGCCCAAGTGGCAATTAATTCACGTGAATTTATCAAATAGCTAGTAGAccaactaggattagaccatgtgggatgagaccaaatggaaagtagtCAATGTGAGTgtggaccaagtggcaattaatTCACGTGAATTTACCAAATGGCTAGTAGatgaactaggattagaccatgtgggattagaccaaatggaaagtaaaCAAAGTGGCTattaattcaattgaatttaccaaatggctagtagaccaagtggctattaattcaattgaatttaccaaaatggCTAGTAGATGAACTaagattagaccatgtgggatgagaccaaatggaaagtagaccaagtgCTAATTTACCAGcttgcttcccccccccccccactacagCATTCTTCAACCAAGCCTTGGATGTAATGAAGAGATCTGTGAGTGGACCAGGACCTGTCCAAGTGACCCGCCCACCTCCACCCCCAGGACCACCCCCTACTGCACCCCCGCCGCCATCACAACCAATCAGTAAATGGAATAATGAGGTAAGACTTCCATTCAAGAATGAGATATTTCTACTCCAGAGGAGGAAATGTAAAATGAGtattaataaacaataaaatatgacaGTTCTATTATACAGTTTGCAGAAATATGTGTATAActtataaaaaattgaattagatATAATTGTCtgtgtgtaaaattatagaCATTTGAATTCCAGCGAAGTAATTGTAAAATGAGTATTGAATATACAGTGACACTACAGTTCGATTATACAGTTTGCAGAAATATATGTATAACttataaaagaattgaattagaTATAATTGTCtgtgtgtaaaattatagaAATTTGAACTCCAGCAAAGGAAATGTAAAATGAGTATTTAATATACAGTGACACGACAGTTCGATTATACAGTTTGCAGAAATATAtgtaaaacttaaaaataaaaaattgaattataatcGGAACCGATACCCCACTTCTCCTCTCATGCATCCTCCCCTGctccacctacatgtattacgACTTCTGAtattgtaatcatcatcatttctatAATTTCTGTTGCACTTATGACAGCAAGTTGTGTGTTTAAATATtgttttgtaatttttaaaaaattgttttatttagatGAACATTATACAGGgcaacataaaatgaatatacataaacaaacataaaacaagGGGTCATATGCTCATGGATTATAACGAgtcaattcataacaaaattcatcgtaaaataatgagaagggggaggaggggaTGTGATACTGTCAAAACTGTCATTGTTCATGATTAACATTTCACATGCAGTTTATACCAAGTCCCTTTTGTAggttctttatttcccgtacaTCCTTTTAACTCTTAACATGCCAAAGTCGCAAATATGCACAAAATACACATAAACCCTATAGAGATGTAGTTTCCTTAGCACTTTAAGAGTTAAAGGCTGATCATTGATTCCTGTTTTCCCTCTTCGTTTCAATTGTAAATCatcacctctttttttttcatttcagccTGTAATGGTGAAGAGCTCAACCTCTGGGATTCCAACAACTTTCAAAGATCTCCTGGAAAGGAAGGTAAGAATCTGGGGTCGGTTGCACCAAAGCTAAGTGATTAATCATACAATTGATTTGCATGCTTTATTGCACATAATCATCAGTGTAATTGTTCATACAAATCAACCCTTTGATCAAATGCTAAGTTTTGTGATACAGGTCCTTATTAAATTTATAATAGTTATTTGTACATAAATGTTGTATTCATGCTAAAAGGaggtagttgcagcaaacaagtttttcatgagaaagtctgtaaaatcaaggttaattgtaaTCATATCACTAACTATTGACTAACCATTCAAGCTAAATGAAGGTAGTGGCAGGAAACAATTATTTGATGAGAAAGTCTATGAAATCAGTCGAATGAAAGCTAAACTGCATTGATGAAATATCCCCAAATTCAAACTTTTGATCCAAATGCCAAATGAACATCTAGAAATTTTTTACGGATTTTCATGTAGCATTTGGATAAAAAGTTTAATAAATTTGTGGGTCTttgaaatcaaggttaattgtcataTAACCGTGGATCTAGAACTGGTACATGTTAACATAAACCTacctttgtaaaatcatgaaatcttaactGAAagacgatcacactgaagaccaccaacacagataagtacatgtgggacagtgtgttattttttcaattcaattcttttatttcatttccattcaaaacataatacaaagtaatataaagtaatacaaatcaagtacaattttacagaagggcattcttacttcgtaaaaaaacacagaaaaaacagtataatatagagcataaatggaaatgagggggatccactaaaaagcaaagcttgtaaagtgtggatcccccttggaaatgaagaaagtaTAGTAGACTTATTCTTATATgcgtacatatatgtattattgCTTGTAAGAAGACCCAACATATGGCTGAAATGCCATGattattttgtcaatttctcagcaatcacaCATTCACTTTCAGAATCACTTGGcacatatattttattcatacattaaaCCTTTCGTGGTTATTTATtagattctgtttgaactcattttgagattgttaccacaattGACATTTATCTTGAAAGGTCAAATCAATTTTGGTAGGCTCCTAGAATCCGTATGTTGGAGTTTCTTGTTTTCATCTGTTCAATCAAATTAGCCAGGCAATATCACAATAAACCTCCGTAGAGGGATTTTTCCTCATTAAGTTGAATATCAAACAAGCAATTCACATTATGCCGGTGAATCTATTCTGGTTGAAGTTCTTGTGACCATGGAAATCTGTTCCACATTCTGGGTAATACCATTCAATATTGAACCCTTTTTGCTCATCCAACCCCTATTGTATTAACCCAGGATAGGAACTTAATAAGTTATAAAACTGCTATACCAGTGAGCACTGCATTACACTAAAtatgggggcgtcgtggtctagtggttacgactctcgtctctCAATCTGAatgacgtgggttcgattcccagccatggcgtgttttccttctgcaagaaatgtacccatattgtgctgcactcgacccaggtgaggtaaattggtactggcaggaagtaatttctcaaaaaagctgtgagcaATGGAATCGGCAGACTAgtttagccggggtaatataggagcaccttgagcacctaacaagctGGATACATAGCAAGGTGGttatataaatcctatatttatttatttatatgttacTATAATTGCCCTTCTCCAATATAAATCCTGAGtgcctagcaagaaggcagaaggtcccatatTTATAAGCCTTTTTAAATGACTCGGCAGGGGATTGAACCCACAAGCTCAAGTTCATAAGACAGACACTCTACCACTGGGTCACCATTCAGACTCTTGAATCATCAATATGCCATCTTTTTCCTCCTTCAGGCGGCCGAGAGTGGAATTTTATTTGCACCTACCCAGCGTCGGCAAGAAGGAAAGACGGTGTATAACTTTGGCCATCTTCTGATGTACATTGACCGTGGGGTATCGTACGTCCAGCAAGGCGGTGACTGGACACCAACATCTATCTATACCATGATCGATATGGCTCACAAAGGATCGTGACATCATAAAGACTGATTATGACATAGTAAAGACTGGTTATGACATCATGAAGACTTTGATTGTGACATAAAAAAGATTGATTGTGACAtcttttaaggatattggctgtGACATCATCAAGGTATCCATTGTGACATCATAGAGAGAACAattgtgacatcatgaaacCATCTTTTTCATATCATGAAATCATGCAATCTGTTATTGTGACATCATATAGTTTTTAAAAAGGTACCAGTTGGGTAATTTGATTATGACCGGGGGGTCACTGCCTTTGGACAGTGGAAAGCATCCGTAAGAAAGAAAACACTAAAAAAGGGTGTTTTTAGCTGGCAGGCGCCGACGGCAAATAGTGTCAAATACGCAGATAGTGAGAAAAAGGCCCCTTAAATCATGACGGCCTAAAACGCAAATAGAGTTTGTTATTTGCACGGACTATGGGATCGAAGATATGCCTTCCATATTGACGGGCGACAGATCTGTAATGTAGAGGTGTCTTGGCTCAGTCTCaagactttgaaccacaaggtccggggttcaaattccactgcagcactcgcgtcctttggcaaggcgtttatctacatttgccaatctcgacccaggtgtagtaaatgggtacccagtaggaaggaattccttgaatactCGAGCGCCCCATCAGGGCTTGTGTTACAGCATCCTGGTCTGAAATAATGCTTCAAGATGGGCGATTATCCAACTAACGGACGGTTGTCTTACGCACAGTCGACTGTACTTTCAATGAGTTGTTTAGCTTTCAGCTGTAATGTCTTTGCTGATAGAGGGCAGCAGATCGTGAAGTCTCCGCTTTCTTCCTCAATTAGAATTGAATGAATGTATGTGGAAAAAGTGCTTTCTACATGTGCATATTCATAACAACCAGAGTTCCATTTTGTATTAACAAGATGACTTGTTTGTAGACAAGACTGATCATAATGATTCATTTTGGATAATAATTATCAAGGTCAAATACCATTAAGATGATGTCTGTCAGCTAAGTTCTGTTAACTTTACCATTCAAAATCATTCATGACAAATTCAGATGGAACTAATTTTGCTCAATGTTTGGAAGATCATATATGATGACAAACTGTTCTCAAGCAAAATGTTTTCATGATGCAATTTAATGTGAGCAAGTTGAGAATGTAAAATGTTTCTGTAACATATTTATATTAATGTGgtatattttcaataaactGTTTATtacttttcagtatttttattgtgtttttttttctcttaaattTTGGTcttccatatattttctatgaaACATACACTTTTTACCCTTGATGCAACAGTGAAACATAATGGAAATACTACATATCACATACTGTTCTGATTTCACCCACAAAAGGAGGGATGAAATATTCTTACTTAGTGCATtaataatcatatattttctcttttttttttttaattgaaaaaaaaaatcataagtaGCCAAATATATAGTTTCCGGAGCAACTTGAGACAATTTAGGTGGAGTCAGCATGTTACAATTCCAAATTCTAACACTAAAGTTTGCCCCACAAATCAATGTATACTTAAAGTATTATTATCTGTGTCTGTTAACACCAC encodes:
- the LOC129283412 gene encoding tuftelin-interacting protein 11-like — translated: MEAFVIRHIVPKLAMCLQQFVVNPYQQHLEPFEWVMAWEDFMPRPTLVKLFETNFLPKWLQVLCSWLNNSPNYQEVVSWYSGWKKLFPDYLHAEPGIKSFFNQALDVMKRSVSGPGPVQVTRPPPPPGPPPTAPPPPSQPISKWNNEPVMVKSSTSGIPTTFKDLLERKAAESGILFAPTQRRQEGKTVYNFGHLLMYIDRGVSYVQQGGDWTPTSIYTMIDMAHKGS